In the Lampris incognitus isolate fLamInc1 chromosome 11, fLamInc1.hap2, whole genome shotgun sequence genome, one interval contains:
- the LOC130120965 gene encoding uncharacterized protein LOC130120965, with protein sequence MMETGETVAPPTDLDAGINEDELAAQVVKIISGITQGPRRSLEEAVDIMADAAEEGDDSVFYDEEEQAVRDTKNTMSTGFGSGEDRSLDNSGAAEVPGPRSRNGEGPDPLADGDASQMERGVRSGSREEHQEPQTPSTEPNREPEQPSYPSDTGSEPNKALEGSRSTYGESLGGKNTMLQTNASLGNGEKVEEVALSPQGQTEAQTPKFESSQASEEARDVKLNRKAEAQDQRSGEELQLSGESQDELDQEWLQDQSKASLQESGPGYSTLPLPKKSSRTVGRKTSFNHHTSSKYNTVSYRKISRGNTRQKIEEFETMLMNL encoded by the exons ATGATGGAGACTGGGGAGACTGTGGCTCCTCCAACAGACCTGGATGCTGGCATAAATGAAGACGAGCTGGCAGCCCAGGTGGTGAAGATCATCAGTGGGATCACTCAGGGGCCACGTCGGTCCCTGGAGGAGGCTGTGGACATCATGGCTGACGCAGCAGAGGAGGGAGATGACTCAGTGTTTTATGATGAGGAGGAGCAAGCTGTTCGGGACACGAAAAACACCATGTCTACTGGCTTTGGCTCTGGAGAGGATAGGAGTCTAGACAATAGTGGGGCAGCTGAGGTACCTGGCCCAAGAAGTAGAAATGGAGAAGGACCGGATCCCTTGGCCGATGGAGATGCTTCACAGATGGAGAGGGGTGTTCGCTCGGGCTCACGAGAAGAGCACCAAGAACCTCAGACACCCAGCACAGAACCCAACAGAGAGCCCGAGCAGCCATCGTATCCCTCAGACACAGGATCGGAGCCTAACAAAGCACTAGAGGGGTCGAGGAGCACCTATGGAGAATCTCTTGGAGGAAAAAACACAATGCTCCAAACAAATGCATCTTTGGGAAACG GTGAGAAGGTAGAGGAGGTGGCGCTATCGCCTCAGGGGCAGACAGAAGCACAGACACCTAAGTTCGAATCCTCTCAGGCATCGGAAGAGGCGAGGGATGTGAAGCTGAACAGAAAGGCGGAGGCCCAGGACCAGAGGTCTGGTGAGGAACTCCAGTTATCTGGTGAGAGTCAAGATGAACTGGACCAGGAGTGGCTGCAGGATCAAAGTAAGGCGTCCCTGCAGGAATCCGGTCCGGGCTACTCCACGCTGCCTCTGCCAAAAAAGTCAAGTCGCACTGTTGGCCGCAAAACCTCCTTCAACCACCACACGTCTTCCAAATATAACACCGTTTCCTACCGCAAGATTAGCAGAGGCAACACCCGTCAGAAGATAGAGGAGTTTGAGACCATGCTAATGAATCTATAA